Proteins from a genomic interval of Onychostoma macrolepis isolate SWU-2019 chromosome 17, ASM1243209v1, whole genome shotgun sequence:
- the naa30 gene encoding N-alpha-acetyltransferase 30, with protein MAEVPTGPNALPSSPSEITQLPVDGCTLLGTDEGRDIISPGPGHPHANDHKAIVKSNQNNVHPNASAAQFHTAQLNGVQCNHTHLQNHVQQHRPSDNQNAASDHHLDGIGETQSDHTENNNFTRNKRCSDISQSHPPPNNGINCTDSMAITESSSCRLENDVNSRTGSGDQARAAAAAAALMDGAESGPGPQRAGVDQAAADSAPVAGMSRLALEEQDEDESIRYVRYESELQMPDIIRLITKDLSEPYSIYTYRYFIHNWPQLCFLAMVEKDCVGAIVCKLDMHKKMFRRGYIAMLAVDSKFRRKGIGTNLVKKAIYAMVEGDCDEVVLETEITNKSALKLYENLGFVRDKRLFRYYLNGVDALRLKLWLR; from the exons ATGGCTGAAGTGCCGACTGGGCCTAACGCACTGCCTTCATCCCCGAGCGAGATCACACAACTGCCCGTGGACGGGTGCACCTTACTGGGCACCGATGAGGGACGGGACATCATCAGCCCCGGCCCGGGACACCCGCACGCCAACGACCACAAGGCGATAGTCAAATCCAACCAGAACAACGTGCATCCTAATGCATCAGCCGCCCAGTTCCACACAGCCCAGCTGAACGGGGTCCAGTGCAACCACACTCACCTCCAGAACCACGTCCAACAACACCGGCCGTCCGACAATCAAAACGCCGCTTCTGATCACCACTTGGACGGCATCGGCGAAACACAGAGCGATCACACGGAAAACAACAATTTCACGAGAAATAAACGATGTAGTGATATATCACAGAGCCACCCGCCGCCGAACAACGGGATAAACTGCACTGATAGCATGGCGATCACGGAGAGCAGCTCTTGTCGACTGGAGAATGATGTAAATAGCAGGACTGGTTCGGGGGATCAGGCTCGAGCGGCTGCGGCAGCGGCAGCGCTGATGGACGGGGCTGAGTCAGGCCCGGGCCCGCAGCGCGCTGGAGTAGATCAGGCGGCGGCTGACAGCGCTCCGGTGGCGGGGATGTCGAGGCTAGCGCTGGAGGAGCAGGACGAGGACGAGTCCATCCGATACGTGAGATATGAGTCTGAGCTCCAGATGCCCGATATCATCCGACTTATAACTAAAGACTTATCTGAGCCCTACTCCATATACACCTATAGGTACTTTATTCACAACTGGCCTCAGCTCTGCTTTCTG GCGATGGTTGAGAAGGACTGTGTCGGTGCCATTGTGTGTAAGCTAGACATGCATAAGAAGATGTTCCGTCGCGGATACATCGCCATGCTCGCTGTGGACTCCAAATTTCGCAGGAAAGGCATCG GCACCAACCTTGTGAAAAAGGCCATTTATGCTATGGTGGAGGGGGATTGTGATGAG GTGGTGCTAGAGACGGAAATCACCAACAAATCAGCCCTGAAACTCTATGAGAACCTGGGCTTTGTCAGGGACAAGCGGCTGTTTAGATATTATTTAAACGGAGTGGACGCACTTCGGCTCAAACTCTGGCTTCGCTAA